The region GGCAAAAAGATACCCGAACCCCTAATTGTAGCGATCGCGGCAATTGTTGGTCTAGTAGTATATCCGCTCATTTATCCGTAGATATAGCAGAAGTCAGAAATTCTTTACTTAACAACAGTTAGTGGGTAAGCAGATACCCCATGATAAAACTTTTTAAGTGAATGCCGCTAAGTTATCCCGCGATCGCCACAAGCAGAAAAAGCTCGAAATATCTGCTATACCTGGATTTGAAACCAGTTTACATTGATGAATAAGTGTAAAATATTAGATGAAACTAACACAGTACATTAACTTATGACTAACTTAATCATGTCACACAATCCCTTACTTATTGGTGAAGGAATTCCACCTTTTGAGCAAATTAAACCTGAACAAGTGGTTCCAGCTATGACGGAATTACTTCAAAATTTAAACACACAACTGACTGATTTAGAAGCAAAGGTTATTCCAGCTTGGGAGGGGTTAGTTGACCCTTTAAACAAATTAGAAGAACGGTTAACCTGGACTTGGGGAATTATTGGTCATTTAATGGGAGTTAAAAATAGTCCAGAATTACGTCAAGCTTACGAAACTGTCCAACCTAATGTTGTTCAATTTATTAACAAATTAAGTCAAAGTCAACCCATTTATCAAGGTTTTAAAACTCTCAAAAATAGTTTTGTTTGGGATAGTTTAGAAACGGCTCAAAAACGAATTGTCGAAACAACTATCCGAGAAGCAGAATTATCTGGAGTGGGTTTAACAGGAGAAAAAAGGGAACAGTTTAATCAAATTCAATTAGAATTAGCTGAACTTTCAACTAAATTTTCTAATCATGTTTTAGATGCAACTAAAGCATTTAAACTCAAATTAACTCAAGAGGAACAAGTAGACGGTTTACCTCCCAGTTTACTCAGTTTAGCGGCACAAACTGCCCGTTCAGAAGGAGAAGAAAACGCTACTCCTGAAAGTGGCCCTTGGGTAATTACTTTAGATTATCCTAGTTATGTTCCTTTTATGAAATATAGCACCCAATCTGATTTACGGGAGACTCTTTATAAATCGTTTATTTCTCGCGCTTCTACTGGAGAATTAGATAATAATCCTTTGATTGAGCGTATCTTAGAATTGCGAAAAGAACAAGCTCAATTACTGGGATATAATACCTATGCTGAGGTAAGTTTAGCTCGCAAAATGGCCCCCAATGTAGAAACAGTAGAAAGCTTACTTGAGGAGTTACGTCAGGTTAGTTATGAGGCGGCTTTAAAAGACTTAGAAAGCATAAAAACTTTTGCTAAGACTGATGATTTAAAACATTGGGATATTAGTTATTGGTCGGAAAAACAACGGGAATTTTTATTTAATTTTAGTTCGGAAGAATTACGTCCGTATTTCCCTTTACCTCAAGTTTTAGACGGTTTATTTACTTTAGCTAAACGTATTTTTGGGGTAACAATTATTGCGGCTGATGGAAAAGCACCAATTTGGCAAGAGGATGTCCGATATTTTCAGGTGAATAATGAAGCAGGAGAAGCGATCGCACATTTTTATTTAGACCCCTATAGTCGTCCTTCAGAAAAGCGAGGAGGGGCCTGGATGAATGATTGTATTGGACGGGCAAAAATTCGTCTAGAAGAACAATTTATCACCCGTTTACCTGTGGCATATTTAATTTGTAATCAAACTCCTCCTATTGATGGCAAACCTAGTTTAATGACCTTTGATGAAGTTAATACTCTCTTTCATGAATTTGGTCACGGGTTACAACATATGTTAACTAAAGTTGACTATCTGGGTGCATCAGGTATTAATAATGTAGAGTGGGATGCTGTAGAATTACCCAGTCAATTTATGGAGAATTGGTGTTATGACCGGACAACTTTGTTTAACATGGCTAAACATTATGAAACGGGAGAAACGTTACCAGAACATTACTATGATAAATTAATTGCTGCTCGTAATTATATGAGTGGTTCGACTATGTTACGGCAATTACATTTTAGTCTTTTGGACTTAGAATTACATCATCGTTATCAACCGAATGGGAAAGAAACACCCTCTCAAGTTCGGGAACGTTTAGCACAAAAAACAACGGCAATGAAACCGTTACCAGAGGACGCATTTTTATGTTCTTTTGGACATATTTTTTCGGGAGGTTATGCAGCAGGATATTATAGTTATAAGTGGGCCGAAGTGTTAAGTGCTGATGCTTTTTCTGCGTTTGAAGAAGTGGGTTTAAATGATGAACAAGCAGTGTCAGAAACAGGTAAACGTTTCCGAGATACTGTCTTAGCATTAGGGGGAAGTTTACACCCGATGGAAGTGTTTAAAGCTTTCCGAGGAAGGGAACCGAAAACCGAACCTTTGTTAAGACACAGTGGTTTATTACAAATGGTCTAAAATAGATTAAAATGGGGTGAGTAATTCTCACCTTTTTATCATTCCCAGTTGTTCTAATATCGCCCTTATTAAGTGCAGAAAATGAGTCAAGACTTTCTTCATGAATCTCTACAAATAGATTATCGATTAAGAGCAACTTTTTTTTATAGAAAGTTATATGATTTGGGTTTTAAATATTTTCATAATGAAATTTTAAAATTAATAGAAATTGCAGAAACTTATAATTGGGAACAAAAAAATAATTGGGGAGTTTCTGAAAAAGCATGGATAATTTTAGAAAATAGTAAAATTCCTCAAGTCGCTGTTTTTGCTCATCCGAGAGTTCTTCAAGAACAACCTAAATTATCAGCTTATTATCGTAGCGTAGCGATGCTTCCTCAAAAAGCAGTTAATAAATTAGCTTTTACGATTAAAACAATAGAAGAAGGCAAAAAATTATCAACTGATAAATCCATTATTTTATGTCAATTATATAACTCCCATTCTAGCTTAATTATAGAAAGTGCCAATGAATATACACAAGATGATATTTATGCCCTAATGTATGCTTCTGCGGGCGCACAAATTCAAGGTTCTTGGAATAATAAAATTGGAGAAGAAGCAGAAATTTTAACTCGAAAATTAATTCTTCGTACTTTATTAGAAGAAAATTTAATTATTTCTGTTATTTATAAAGAAGGAAATTCAAGTAATAACTTAGATGATATAATTGATAAAACTGATTTAATATCAGGGATTAGATTAACTAATCAAACCAGTATTTTATTCTCTAGTGAACCAGATATTTCTTTTCTTAATGCGAATGGACAATTAGTAGCAGTCATAGAAATTAAAGGGGGAAAAGATACTGCTGGAGCATTAGAAAGATATGGTGCTGCTAAAAAAAGTTTTGAAGAAGCAAGACGTTTAAATACAAAAGTTACTACAATATTTTTAGCTAGTTGTATCACAGATGAAGTCAAGAAAAGACTTGAAAATGATGAATTAATTAATCATATCTATGATTTAACCAAAATTGTTGCTGAAGATGAATTTAGATATAAGTTTACAGATGATATCCTAAAATTAATTGAAATAGACGTAAAAAAAAAGTAGTTGAACCTTCAGTTAAAACTATAGTAACTTTACAGCTTAGTTTACCTTTTAATGATAGTAAACAATCTAATAAATCAGCAATAATATCAAATTTTTCTGAGAATAAAGTATCTTCTGATCAAGCAAGATTGTTATTAGAAAATAAATATTCACATCTTTTTGAAGAAACCAATGAATATAATCGAAAAATAGTGAGTTTTCAAGGAAATAAAGGAAAAAATATTCATGGATGGTTTAAATATAAAGAAGGTTTTTCAGAAGAATTAGTAAAAAATCTTATTAAAAAATTTGGGATTAAATCTGGTGATACATTATTAGAACCTTTTTGCGGTTCAGGAACAACTTTGTTAGTGGCTAAGTCTTTAGGAATTAATGCCATTGGGTTTGAAATTTTGCCTATTTGTCATTTAATTTGGCAAGCTAAATCTAAGATTGCTCAATATAATTTACAAGAATTAGAAAAAATAATCAAACTCATTGAAATTAATATCCCTCAACAAGTTGATTTAACTTTTCCCCATCTCAAAATAACACAATTTGCCTTTTCTCAAGAAATAGAAAATGATTTAATGTTTTATTATCAGTGGATTGAAAACTTAGATATTTCCCAAGAAACAAGAATTTTATTAAAGATGATATTAATGAGTATTCTTGAAGAAGTAAGCTATACAAGAAAGGATGGACAATATCTAAGGTGGGATTATCGTTCTGAAAAAATTCAACAAAGAAATCAAACAAGATTAATTCAAAACAAAAAAAATATTAAAATATTTAATAAAGGAGATATACCCTCAGTAAAAGAATCTTTAGTAAAATCTTTAAATATAGTTTTTGATGATATTAAGTTTAGCAAAATGAGTAATTTAATGGATGATAAAAGTAAGCAAGATTTTATTCAAGGTAGTGTCTTAGATTTACTTCCTACCATTGAAGATGAAAAATTTTCTGGTGTAATTAGTTCACCTCCTTACTGTAATCGTTATGATTATACTAGAACCTATGGGCTAGAATTAGCTTACTTAGGTATTAATGAACAAGAAATCCGTCAACTTCGTCAAAATCAATTATCTTGTACAGTAGAAAACCGTTCAAAACTAGAAAGTTTAGAAAAGCTATATACTTCTTTGGGACAACATCATAGATTTTTATATTGTCAAAAAATTCTCAATGAAAGTAAAGCATTTCAAGAAATTAATAATGCTTTAGAAAAAAGATGGGAAAGAGGAGAAGTAAATAATAAAGGAATTGTTTTAATGGTTAAAGATTATTTAATTGAATTAACTTTTGTAATTCTGGAAATGTATAGAACTTGTAAAAAAGGAACCTATGTTATTTTAGTCAATGATTTAGTTAAATATAGTGGAGAAATTATTCCGATCGATACATTTTTTACAGAGATAGCAGAAAAGATTGGGTTTTCTCCAATTACTATATATATTTTGCCCCAAAGGAAAGGAAACAGTAGTCAACAAATGGGTAAATTTGGAAGAACTGCATTACGAAAAAGTATTACCGTTTGGCAAAAAGAATGATATAATTACAACAATAAAACCAAAAGCTAGAGTAACTAAGTTTTTTAAACAGGGTAAAACAATAAGTATTCAAAAGCATAGTCTTGTCAATAAGTCAA is a window of Aphanothece sacrum FPU1 DNA encoding:
- a CDS encoding DNA methyltransferase — translated: MLLENKYSHLFEETNEYNRKIVSFQGNKGKNIHGWFKYKEGFSEELVKNLIKKFGIKSGDTLLEPFCGSGTTLLVAKSLGINAIGFEILPICHLIWQAKSKIAQYNLQELEKIIKLIEINIPQQVDLTFPHLKITQFAFSQEIENDLMFYYQWIENLDISQETRILLKMILMSILEEVSYTRKDGQYLRWDYRSEKIQQRNQTRLIQNKKNIKIFNKGDIPSVKESLVKSLNIVFDDIKFSKMSNLMDDKSKQDFIQGSVLDLLPTIEDEKFSGVISSPPYCNRYDYTRTYGLELAYLGINEQEIRQLRQNQLSCTVENRSKLESLEKLYTSLGQHHRFLYCQKILNESKAFQEINNALEKRWERGEVNNKGIVLMVKDYLIELTFVILEMYRTCKKGTYVILVNDLVKYSGEIIPIDTFFTEIAEKIGFSPITIYILPQRKGNSSQQMGKFGRTALRKSITVWQKE
- a CDS encoding XcyI family restriction endonuclease; its protein translation is MSQDFLHESLQIDYRLRATFFYRKLYDLGFKYFHNEILKLIEIAETYNWEQKNNWGVSEKAWIILENSKIPQVAVFAHPRVLQEQPKLSAYYRSVAMLPQKAVNKLAFTIKTIEEGKKLSTDKSIILCQLYNSHSSLIIESANEYTQDDIYALMYASAGAQIQGSWNNKIGEEAEILTRKLILRTLLEENLIISVIYKEGNSSNNLDDIIDKTDLISGIRLTNQTSILFSSEPDISFLNANGQLVAVIEIKGGKDTAGALERYGAAKKSFEEARRLNTKVTTIFLASCITDEVKKRLENDELINHIYDLTKIVAEDEFRYKFTDDILKLIEIDVKKK
- a CDS encoding M3 family metallopeptidase is translated as MTNLIMSHNPLLIGEGIPPFEQIKPEQVVPAMTELLQNLNTQLTDLEAKVIPAWEGLVDPLNKLEERLTWTWGIIGHLMGVKNSPELRQAYETVQPNVVQFINKLSQSQPIYQGFKTLKNSFVWDSLETAQKRIVETTIREAELSGVGLTGEKREQFNQIQLELAELSTKFSNHVLDATKAFKLKLTQEEQVDGLPPSLLSLAAQTARSEGEENATPESGPWVITLDYPSYVPFMKYSTQSDLRETLYKSFISRASTGELDNNPLIERILELRKEQAQLLGYNTYAEVSLARKMAPNVETVESLLEELRQVSYEAALKDLESIKTFAKTDDLKHWDISYWSEKQREFLFNFSSEELRPYFPLPQVLDGLFTLAKRIFGVTIIAADGKAPIWQEDVRYFQVNNEAGEAIAHFYLDPYSRPSEKRGGAWMNDCIGRAKIRLEEQFITRLPVAYLICNQTPPIDGKPSLMTFDEVNTLFHEFGHGLQHMLTKVDYLGASGINNVEWDAVELPSQFMENWCYDRTTLFNMAKHYETGETLPEHYYDKLIAARNYMSGSTMLRQLHFSLLDLELHHRYQPNGKETPSQVRERLAQKTTAMKPLPEDAFLCSFGHIFSGGYAAGYYSYKWAEVLSADAFSAFEEVGLNDEQAVSETGKRFRDTVLALGGSLHPMEVFKAFRGREPKTEPLLRHSGLLQMV